The DNA sequence TGCAGCAGCAATTGTTGCGTTGACAGAGACTACAGCATCAATTAATGGAAATACGGGAGGTAATAGTACTTCTTTGACATCAAATGATACTTTAAACGGTAGTCCAGTAGTTATAGGTACAAATCCGGGTCAAGTAAGTTTGACGGCAGTAACTGTTCCTGCAGGATTAACTTTGAATGCAGATGGTACTGTAACTGTAGCTCCAAATACTGCTGCAGGAAACTATACAGTGGAATATAAAATATGTGAAATAACGAATCCATCTAACTGTAGTACAGTATCTAGTACTGTTGTGGTAAGTGCAGCAGCAATTGTTGCGTTGACAGAGACTACAGCATCAATTAATGGAAATACGGGAGGTAATAGTACTTCTTTGACATCAAATGATACTTTAAACGGTAGTCCAGTAGTTATAGGTACAAATCCGGGTCAAGTAAGTTTGACGGCAGTAACTGTTCCTGCAGGATTAACTTTGAATGCAGATGGTACTGTAACTGTAGCTCCAAATACTGCTGCAGGAAACTATACAGTGGAATATAAAATATGTGAAATAACGAATCCATCTAACTGTAGTACAGTATCTAGTACTGTTGTGGTAAGTGCAGCAGCAATTGTTGCGTTGACAGAGACTACAGCATCAATTAATGGAAATACGGGAGGTAATAGTACTTCTTTGACATCAAATGATACTTTAAACGGTAGTCCAGTAGTTATAGGTACAAATCCGGGTCAAGTAAGTTTGACGGCAGTAACTGTTCCTGCAGGATTAACTTTGAATGCAGATGGTACTGTAACTGTAGCTCCAAATACTGCTGCAGGAAACTATACAGTGGAATATAAAATATGTGAAATAACGAATCCATCTAACTGTAGTACAGTATCTAGTACTGTTGTGGTAAGTGCAGCAGCAATTGTTGCGTTGACAGAGACTACAGCATCAATTAATGGAAATACGGGAGGTAATAGTACTTCTTTGACATCAAATGATACTTTAAACGGTAGTCCAGTAGTTATAGGTACAAATCCGGGTCAAGTAAGTTTGACGGCAGTAACTGTTCCTGCAGGATTAACTTTGAATGCAGATGGTACTGTAACTGTAGCTCCAAATACTGCTGCAGGAAACTATACAGTGGAATATAAAATATGTGAAATAACGAATCCATCTAACTGTAGTACAGTATCTAGTACTGTTGTGGTAAGTGCAGCAGCAATTGTTGCGTTGACAGAGACTACAGCATCAATTAATGGAAATACGGGAGGTAATAGTACTTCTTTGACATCAAATGATACTTTAAACGGTAGTCCAGTAGTTATAGGTACAAATCCGGGTCAAGTAAGTTTGACGGCAGTAACTGTTCCTGCAGGATTAACTTTGAATGCAGATGGTACTGTAACTGTAGCTCCAAATACTGCTGCAGGAAACTATACAGTGGAATATAAAATATGTGAAATAACGAATCCATCTAACTGTAGTACAGTATCTAGTACTGTTGTGGTAAGTGCAGCAGCAATTGTTGCGTTGACAGAGACTACAGCATCAATTAATGGAAATACGGGAGGTAATAGTACTTCTTTGACATCAAATGATACTTTAAACGGTAGTCCAGTAGTTATAGGTACAAATCCGGGTCAAGTAAGTTTGACGGCAGTAACTGTTCCTGCAGGATTAACTTTGAATGCAGATGGTACTGTAACTGTAGCTCCAAATACTGCTGCAGGAAACTATACAGTGGAATATAAAATATGTGAAATAACGAATCCATCTAACTGTAGTACAGTATCTAGTACTGTTGTGGTAAGTGCAGCAGCAATTGTTGCATTGACAGAGACTACAGCATCAATTAATGGAAATACGGGAGGTAATAGTACTTCTTTGACATCAAATGATACTTTAAACGGTAGTCCAGTAGTTATAGGTACAAATCCGGGTCAAGTAAGTTTGACGGCAGTAACTGTTCCTGCAGGATTAACTTTGAATGCAGATGGTACTGTAACTGTAGCTCCAAATACTGCTGCAGGAAACTATACAGTGGAATATAAAATATGTGAAATAACGAATGCATCTAACTGTAGTACAGTATCTAGTACTGTTGTGGTAAGTGTTATGATACCAGTATCTAAACCGAGTATTGCTGTAGTGAAAATGGCACATTTCAATGATGAAGATGGTGACAGTTATGCAAAAGTAGGGGAAACCATTACGTATAATTTTATAGTAACCAATACAGGAAATGTAGCGTTGACTAATGTTTATATAGTAGATCCGTTAACTGGAATTACTATGACTGGAGGCCCAATAAATTTAGCTGTAGGAGAAGAGGATAGTACTTCCTTTGCAGGAACTTATTCGATCGTACAAGCTGATATTAATTCGGGAAGTATATCGAATCAAGCCGAAGTTTTTGGAACAAGTCCTGATCATATTGAGGTAAAAGACAAATCAGATGATAGTAGTGTATTGGGGGATAAACCAACTGTTTTATCGCTACAAGGTTGTGTAATTAAAGTATACAACGCGGTTTCTATAAATGGAGACAGTAAGAACGAGAGATTTTATATCCAGGGATTAGAATGTTATCCTGACAATACGGTTCAGATTTTTAACCGTTGGGGAGTTTTGGTTTTTGATCGTGATCATTACAATAATAATGATATTGTTTTTAGAGGTATTTCTGAAGGACGTGTTACAATTAAAGATTCAGATGGATTACCGGAAGGAACTTATTATTATATCATTAAATACAAAGACAACCAATCCAATCCACATCAGGAGGCGGGGTATTTGTACCTGACCAAATAATATTCTGTACTAATAAAATGGCTTAGTCAATAGGCTAAGCCATTATTTAAAAATAAAATAAATGAAAAAATTAGTTTTAGTTTTATTGTTTTGTTCTACTGCAGGTTTTGCCCAGCAAGATGCGCAGTTTACACAATACATGTATAATACCATCAATATAAATCCCGCTTATGCCGGTTCTCGCGGAGTTATGAGCATTTTCGGATTGTATCGCACCCAGTGGGTTGGACTTGATGGAGCACCCGAAACCAGTAGTTTTTCGTTAAATACACCAATAAACAATAATGTAGGTTTAGGAGTATCGTTAGTCAATGATAAAATTGGGCCTACAAATGAAAACAATCTGTCAGCTGATTTCTCTTACTCAATACAAACATCAGCAACTGCTAAACTTTCTTTTGGTCTTAAAGGTTCGGCCAACATATTCAAGCTGGATCCGACAAAATTAAGACCCGAGCATCAGGGAGATCCACAATTTCAGGATTTTAAGAATAAATTCTCTCCCAACATCGGAGCCGGAGTGTACTGGCATACAGATAAAGCCTATGTGGGATTATCCGTTCCTAATTTTATTCAGACCAATCGTTACGATGACAATGAGACTGCTATTTACAAAGACCGTATCAACTATTATTTGATAGCAGGTTATGTGTTTAATCTGGATCGTTATGAAACTATAAAATTCAAACCGGCATTAATGACCAAAATGGTAGAAGGTTCACCATTACAAGTAGATGTATCGGCTAATTTTATGTTCAACGATAAATTTGTAATCGGTGCTGCTTACAGATGGAGTGCTTCTTTTAGTGCTTTGGCAGGATTTCAGATAACCGATAATATGTATTTAGGGTATTCCTATGATCGGGAAACAACCCGATTGGTAAACTACAACTCAGGGTCGCATGAGATATTTCTGCGTTTTGAATTCTTAAAAAATTACAGCCGAATAACTTCACCAAGATTCTTCTAATTATGAAAATAAAAAAAATAGCATATACCGTCTTTTTGTCTTCCGTTTTCTTTAGCGGAATGGCACAAAAGTCAGGTTTAGACAAAGCGGAGAAAAATTACAATCAGTATGCTTACATAGATGCAATTGCTGCTTACGAAAAGGTTGCAGATAAAGGGTATAAAGAGGAAAAAATGCTCCAACGACTGGGTAATGCCTATTATTTTAATGGCGAGTTTGTGAAGGCATTAAAATGGTACAAAGCTCTTTTTGGAATGAATGAGCAACAGGAATTTGAGTATTATTACCGATATGCCCAAACGCTAAAAGCAACGGGAAATTATGCTAAAGCCAATAAAATATTAGAGCTTTTCAATGAAAAGGCAAGTACTGATAAAAGAGGATTGCTATTTGAAAAGAACAAAAATTACTTGGAGCAGATAAAAAACAATTCAGGGCGATTTGAAATAGCCGATGCCGGAATTAATTCAAAATACTCCGATTATGGAAGTTCTTTTTTAGATAACAAATTGATATTTGCCTCTGCCAGAGATACGGGCGGAGTTGTCAAAGAAAAATTCAAATGGACCAACAAATCGTTTACCAATCTTTATGCGGCGGAATTACTTGCCGATGGCAGTATGGGAGTTCCGAAGCGTTTTGAAAGAAAGGTCAATTCAAAATTTAATGAATCGACTCCAGTTTTTACAAAAGACGGTTTAACAATGTATTTTACCAGAAACAATTTTCTGAATGGTAAAAAAGGAGTAGACGACAAAAAAGTCACTTTACTGAAATTGTATAAGGCAAGTTTTATAGAGGGTAAATGGACAAATATTGTTGAATTACCTTTTAACAGTGATCAGTACAGTGTGGCACATCCGGCATTAAGCGTAGATGAAAAAAAGTTGTACTTTGCTTCAGACATGCCAGGTACTTTTGGGCAATCAGATTTGTATAGTGTGATTATTAATACGGATGGCAGTTTTGGTAAACCTGAAAATCTCGGAGAAAAGATAAATACTGAAGGAAGAGAAACTTTTCCTTTTATATCAGGAGAT is a window from the Flavobacterium cupriresistens genome containing:
- a CDS encoding OmpA family protein, translated to MKIKKIAYTVFLSSVFFSGMAQKSGLDKAEKNYNQYAYIDAIAAYEKVADKGYKEEKMLQRLGNAYYFNGEFVKALKWYKALFGMNEQQEFEYYYRYAQTLKATGNYAKANKILELFNEKASTDKRGLLFEKNKNYLEQIKNNSGRFEIADAGINSKYSDYGSSFLDNKLIFASARDTGGVVKEKFKWTNKSFTNLYAAELLADGSMGVPKRFERKVNSKFNESTPVFTKDGLTMYFTRNNFLNGKKGVDDKKVTLLKLYKASFIEGKWTNIVELPFNSDQYSVAHPALSVDEKKLYFASDMPGTFGQSDLYSVIINTDGSFGKPENLGEKINTEGRETFPFISGDNELYFASDGRPGLGGLDVYVSTIKNDLTFSEVQNVGAPINTRLDDFGFILDSKSRTGFFSSNRDGGHGYDDVYRFSETRKLPCEEILSGTVIDAETSLVLENAKVNLLDNQLQVIGEVITSTDGKYSFKVNCNKEYFVRAARENYEANELPKAIDKTSLTLPLKKTPQKVAEKTIEKLIVGDDLAKILHIKMIYFDLGKSIVRKEAAIELEKIRQVMIQNPSMKIDVRSHTDSRQTHAYNEKLSDRRAKATVAWLVKKGIAADRITGKGYGETQLLNKCADGVKCTTEEHQANRRSEFIIVSM
- a CDS encoding PorP/SprF family type IX secretion system membrane protein; its protein translation is MKKLVLVLLFCSTAGFAQQDAQFTQYMYNTININPAYAGSRGVMSIFGLYRTQWVGLDGAPETSSFSLNTPINNNVGLGVSLVNDKIGPTNENNLSADFSYSIQTSATAKLSFGLKGSANIFKLDPTKLRPEHQGDPQFQDFKNKFSPNIGAGVYWHTDKAYVGLSVPNFIQTNRYDDNETAIYKDRINYYLIAGYVFNLDRYETIKFKPALMTKMVEGSPLQVDVSANFMFNDKFVIGAAYRWSASFSALAGFQITDNMYLGYSYDRETTRLVNYNSGSHEIFLRFEFLKNYSRITSPRFF